The DNA segment AGTTGGGTGTGTTACCACCTTCCAATTTGAAGGGGGTGTTGAGTTTAGTAATTGTACTGATGTGGGCTAGTTAGTGTACTTAGTATATTTGGTCTTGGCCCATGTTTTATTTATAGCTTTAGTGGACTGAGTCGGGTCATATAAATAATGGCCCACATTCTATTTTGTATAGAAAGAAACGTTTTATTTTTGTAGAGATAAGAAATAAAAGATCGGCtcattctttctctttctctatGAAACTTCAAGCCCTAGTTAGCCTCTTTTCAAATCCATGTCGATTCCAGTTTGTAACAGTTAATCCTTACATAATAACTATGCACCAATCAGTAGATCGACTGTGCAAAAGTAAAACCAAATAAGCAGAGTAAAATAAGACACTAGAAAGTGTTCCGAGTCTCCCCCACAGTCCTTactcgagtcttagctccatcatacatgttcTTGATCACCCTAGTGCAAGCTACATTAACACATCTAGCTTCCAAACATCCCCATAAAATCTCCCTTGGGACTTTCTCGTAGACTTTTGCTAGGTCAATGAACACCAGAACTATATCAGTTGGAAACTAATAACTAGAAGATGAGTTTATATCATGAGTTAATCTTCTTCCTTTTCAACCTTCACTCATGGATTCTCAAGTTGATCATGGAGGGTATGATGGGCTTCACATAGATCCCAATACTCTCAACACCATAGCCATTCTCGCTGCCATGAAAACCACCAAAAAGACGACGGTTTTCCATCTGAAAGTTGAAGTCCCTGGCATCAATTGAAGGTCGGGTACACCCAAATGGTCCATAGGAACCCTTATTGGTGCTAAATTTTATAGCTTTCAAAACTCTAGGGTCGTGGCTCAATTTTCCGTGTTAACCACTTATCGAAGTAAGAAACTCTGATGGATAATCAAAGACAACTGCATAGTATGATTCAAAAATGACTTATTCAATTGGCAGTATTCTTGACAGTTAGTAAAAGGATTCACAGTTTTGTTGGATAAAGCATTCTACACGACTCAGGGcaagttttcatttttttcatctcCACTCAACCCAACAACGACACACATAAAAGGGAGcactcatttttcattttttatatgaTAGAAAACAACCTCATGTCCACACATTGAGCACTCATTGATGTTACTACTCATTAAGTGAACGCTGTCTTCACTCTAATTTCCAGGGATCATGTATTAGTTATCCATTCAGTCTTCTTTCTACTGTTTTGAACTACTACTCcatccgttccagtttatgtgaacctatttcttttttggtccgttccaaaaagaatgactcatttctaaatttggaaacactTTAGCTTAAACTCTCAATTCTGCCCTTAGTGAAAAGCTTTTaaaaccacacaaatactctaggcccctttttgacttgtttaggaccacaaatttcaaaagtctttattttttcttaaactccgtgcccagttaaacaggttcacataaactggaacagagggagtactaTATATGCAAAAAAGACCCTTTTTTGTGTTGCTccctaaagaaagaaaaaagtacTAATACAGTAAAGTTTTTTTGAGTGTGATAAAAAACACCATGTTTGTTTGACAGAACTAAGTTTCCACTCTCATAGAATAGGAACTGAAGTGACTCAACTGCGTTTTTGTTGTAGGAAACAAAAATCCCAGCAACTTGGTCTCGTCCCTTTTCATCCCAAAATGATCCAGCTTGTCCGCCCACTGGGCCAACTTTGATCAAATCCATATTCTCTCTTCTTTCTGAGTAGTCATAATTGGAAGATCAAGTCAAACAGATAAAGAAGTTCATTTCAACTTCTAAAAGTTTTTGAGAACTCGGACACCATTCGGAAAGATTCAAGAGTGCAGGATGGAGCTTAAAGAGAAGTTTAAAgct comes from the Nicotiana tabacum cultivar K326 chromosome 14, ASM71507v2, whole genome shotgun sequence genome and includes:
- the LOC107806452 gene encoding jacalin-related lectin 25-like; protein product: MDLIKVGPVGGQAGSFWDEKGRDQVAGIFVSYNKNAVESLQFLFYESGNLVLSNKHGVFYHTQKNFTVLVLFSFFREQHKKGSFLHIYTNKGSYGPFGCTRPSIDARDFNFQMENRRLFGGFHGSENGYGVESIGIYVKPIIPSMINLRIHE